Proteins co-encoded in one Euleptes europaea isolate rEulEur1 chromosome 1, rEulEur1.hap1, whole genome shotgun sequence genomic window:
- the CPLX2 gene encoding complexin-2, whose amino-acid sequence MDFVMKQALGGATKDMGKMLGGEEEKDPDAQKKEEERQEALRQQEEERKAKHARMEAEREKVRQQIRDKYGLKKKEEKEAEEKAAMEQPCEGSLTRPKKAIPAGCGDDEDEDEESILDTVLKYLPGPLQDMFKK is encoded by the exons GGGCCACTAAAGACATGGGGAAAATGCTGGGGGGTGAAGAGGAGAAAGACCCTGATGcccagaagaaggaagaggaacgGCAAGAAGCCCTGCGCCAGCAAGAGGAGGAACGCAAGGCAAAGCATGCCCGCATGGAGGCTGAACGGGAAAAGGTTCGGCAGCAAATCCGTGATAAG TACGGcctgaagaagaaagaggagaaagaggcagAGGAGAAGGCAGCCATGGAACAGCCATGTGAGGGGAGTCTGACGCGCCCCAAGAAAGCTATCCCAGCAGGCTGCGGAGACGATGAAGATGAGGACGAGGAGAGCATCCTCGACACGGTGCTCAAGTACCTGCCGGGCCCGCTGCAGGATATGTTCAAGAAGTAA